Part of the bacterium genome, AGCTCATTGAAGAAGATAAGGATTATAAAGAATATGAGGTAGTAGGGCTTCTCCTTACCCATTTTGCCACCAAGGGATTTATAGAAAAAGCAAGGAAAGAGGGGATAATTGTCATCCAAAGCTTTGAGTGGTAGCCTATCTTCCAAAATGGGTGGTAAGGGAAAGGTTGTGTGTTTCGCCAAGCTCACGGTAAGGAACATAGGAATAATCAAGGTTGAATGTATCTATTTTAATTCCAAAGCCTCCACTAATACCAATGCCAAGGTCTTGAAAGACCTGGGAGTTAAATCCAGCCCTTAAGGTTAGGATGCGCTTAACATCCCATTCAAAACCAGACCTTATCCCGTAATTATTATCCTTTGGTTTTACAAGGTCAAGGCTAAAAATAATATTTTCTGCTGGGAAATAGGCAAAACCTAGGTTTAATGTAGAGGGAAGCTCATCTTCTTCTTCAATAAATTTTACCTTTCCTCCTAAATTCTGAAGGACAATAGAGAATGCCATTTTATCCAAAGATTTTGGTTTGTATATCTCTCCAATATCAAAGAAGAATGAGCGACTTTTCTCTTCTTCTATTCTTTGGTTTATCCATCCGCCTACTATCCCAAGATAATTGCTCCTTGTAACCTTTGCACCAAACCCAAGCCTTATAGATAAATCACTTGCGTCAAATTCTCCGCTTTGAGATGTATTTACATCTTTATATAATGGCATTTTGTCTGTCTTAAGATAAAGCACAGAGAGACCAAAACCAGAGCTATCCGATATGGGTGAACAATAGCCAATAATACCAAGCTTTGTCTTTTCAATCCAGGAAGCAACTGATGCCACACCCTCGGGAATTTTTTATTTTGCAAGACCTGCTGGATTGTAATATAAGGCTGATAAATCATCAGAAACAGCAGAGAATGCACCACCCAGGGAAACTGGTCTTGGAAGGCTATTTATCTTTAAAAATGTTGCTCCACACACACCCTCTGAATAATCAGCAAAGCAAGAAAAGGAGAACAAAACAAACAAAAATAGACTCCTGACAGAAGACTCCAGACAGAAGACTCCTGACTCCTGACTTATCTTCATTTTATTATTGCAAACCTCCGGATTATTTTTTCCTTTCCATCATCAATTATGGCAAAATATACACCCGAGGATACCTTGTCTCCCTTATTATTCAATAGATCCCATTCCCACAGAGCATTAACCTCTTTCTTAAACACAAGCTCTCCTCCCATATTAAATATTGATATAGTAACACGACCATTTAAACCCTCAAATACAATCTTCTTGCCTTTATGCTTACTTGACTTCCAAGGATTTGGCTTTATTGTTATATCTTCAAGGGAAAGGCCAATTGGAGAACCAACCCCATAGATAGAGAGGGAATTAAGGCTACATTGGATGGTATTTAAGGATGGATTGAGAACTTGCTCTCCTTCTACAATAATCCATTGGTCATCAATAAGCTTATAGATTCTATAGGAAAGGTCATCTGTTTCATTAGAGGAATCTGGGTCAGGGTAAGGAAGGATAAGGGTAATGGGTTTTAGAGGCTGGGTTCCTGCCTCATTATATTCTTGTGGAATGGCAAGCAATTCATAGGAACAAAGGATTGAATTGAGGGGAGGAGAAGCAAATTTTATGTTAATATTTTTTTGCAATATTGTGAATGTAATGGTCTCGTAAAATGTGCCCTTGGGAATTATTATTGTAATCCCTCCAGAGACTATGGAAGAATCTTGACTAGGAGATACAACGCCTCCACCATCAACAACCTTTATCCCATCTGATGAGCTTGTCCAATTTCCAAATCCTACATTATTCCTTGCCCTTGTCCTATAGCTATAGGTTAACCCTTTTGTTCTTCCTGAAATATTATAAAGATTTCCTGTTGAGGTTCCAATTGTAGACCAGCTTAATGTTCCTTGCCTTTCCTGTATTTCATATTCAATTATACCACAAGGCTCTGCCTCAACTGGAAAAATTATCCTATAATTTCCATCCATATCATAATCATCATCAAGATTATCAAAATCTGTGTCTTCTATGGGTCTTCCTATAAGAATTGGTGGGTCTTTTTCAACCATAATTGTTATTAGATTTGTTGTGGCTAAGCCATCTTTGGATGTAATTGTCGCATAGTTTGTAATGGTTCCCTCGCCTATAACTTGAGCAGAAAATGAAACTGTTTTGCTTTCTCCTACCTTAAGAACCCCTATCTCCCAAACTATTATCCCTGATGTATAGCTTCCTGTGCAATATTCGCAGGGCTTTATCTTTATTGCCTCAAAGAATGAACCAGACAG contains:
- a CDS encoding PorV/PorQ family protein, giving the protein MASVASWIEKTKLGIIGYCSPISDSSGFGLSVLYLKTDKMPLYKDVNTSQSGEFDASDLSIRLGFGAKVTRSNYLGIVGGWINQRIEEEKSRSFFFDIGEIYKPKSLDKMAFSIVLQNLGGKVKFIEEEDELPSTLNLGFAYFPAENIIFSLDLVKPKDNNYGIRSGFEWDVKRILTLRAGFNSQVFQDLGIGISGGFGIKIDTFNLDYSYVPYRELGETHNLSLTTHFGR